Proteins from one Enoplosus armatus isolate fEnoArm2 chromosome 4, fEnoArm2.hap1, whole genome shotgun sequence genomic window:
- the stx2b gene encoding syntaxin-2, with the protein MESFFRRVEEVRGLIDKIAYQVEEVRKMHSMILSAPHPDDRTKDQLDALTNDIKGNANVVRTKLKSMEQSMPKDDAANRSSVDFRIQKTQHTVLSRKFVEVMTQYNETQVSFRERSKGRIQRQLEITGRVTTNEELEDMLESGNPSIFTSDIISDSQITRQALNEIESRHQDIMRLESSIRELHAMFMDMAMLVETQGDMVNNIEKNVFNAAEYICSAKEETKKAVRYQKKSRRKYIILAFALLILLAVIALIVGLSVGLTKPPV; encoded by the exons ATGGAGAGCTTTTTCAGAAGG GTGGAAGAAGTTAGAGGACTCATTGATAAGATCGCCTACCAGGTGGAAGAGGTGAGGAAGATGCACAGCATGATCCTGTCTGCACCCCACCCAGATgaca gaaCAAAGGATCAACTGGACGCACTGACCAACGATATCAAAGGGAATGCCAATGTGGTGCgaactaaactaaaat CCATGGAGCAAAGTATGCCCAAAGATGATGCAGCGAACAGGTCCTCTGTCGACTTCAGGATCCAGAAAACACAG CACACAGTGCTGTCCAGGAAGTTTGTCGAGGTCATGACCCAGTATAATGAGACTCAAGTGTCTTTTCGGGAAAGAAGCAAAGGAAGGATCCAGAGACAGCTGGAGATAA ctgGAAGAGTGACCACCAATGAAGAGCTAGAGGACATGTTAGAAAGTGGAAATCCCTCAATATTCACATCTGAT ATCATTTCTGATTCCCAGATCACACGTCAGGCGCTAAATGAGATAGAGTCTCGACACCAGGACATCATGCGCCTGGAGTCGAGCATCAGAGAGCTCCATGCGATGTTCATGGACATGGCAATGCTGGTAGAAACTCAG GGGGATATGGTTAACAACATTGAGAAGAACGTCTTCAATGCAGCCGAATACATTTGTAGTGCAAAGGAAGAGACCAAAAAAGCTGTGAGATACCAGAAGAAATCCCGGAGG AAATACATTATCCTTGCCTTTGCTCTGTTGATCCTGCTTGCTGTCATTGCACTAATCGTTGGCCTGTCTGTTGGACTAACCAAACCCCCTGTATGA